A region of the Chloroflexota bacterium genome:
ATCAATGTCAACCATTACCACCTTTTCCACTGTGCGATGATTTAATACCTCTCTCAGCGTCGCTCCTTCACCCCCACCGGCGATAAAAACTGCCGCGGGGCCAGGATGAGTGATCATCGCAGGATGAACCAGGGCCTCATGATAGATGAACTCATCCTTCTCACTCGACTGCACTTTGCCATCCAGGATCAGACATCTGCCAAAACTAGAGGTTTGAATGATCTGCACCGATTGGAACCGGCTCTCCCCTGAGTACAAAATCTCCCTCACCCTGTACATTTGCACAAAGTCGGGATTTATAGTGTCATGAAACCATAGATTCGGATCTTCTTCCATACCTTCCCCGATCTGCCCCATCTACGATATCAAAACCCCTCTCTTTATCTCCATGATAGTGGGGTCTTTGCTCTGCAGGCTCTTTATCAATAGTTCTGCTGCCAATTCACTATTCACTGAATCCCCGCAGGTAAAGATATCCACTGCAGCATAGCCAAATTCAGGCCAGGTATGCAGGGACAAATGAGACTCAGAAATAAGCACTATTCCACTCACACCCTGGGGAGAGAAACGATGGAAATGTTTGCCTATGACAGTAGCACCAGCTTGTTCAGCTGCGGAAACAAGAGCACTTTGCAGAAAACTCAGATCATTCAGCAACTCCTTGTTGCAGTCCCTCAGTTCCAACAGCATATGCTTCCCTAGCGCATTCAAATCACCTTCCCTCCTTGTTTAATTCTTGCACGTTTAAGTACCACCAAAAACACGACAACAGAACAAAGTATGATTTTATACATCATTCACATTTTTTTGCAATATGTAAGAGATCAAGACTGTTCTGTTTGGCTAAGCAATAACACTCCCTGCTCAGGAAAGACCCAGCGCCACGCGAATGTTGTCATCTATCGCCTTCATCTCTGGGGATGGCATTGGAGCCCAGCTTGCGAGCGTTCATGTTCTGCTTTTGGGCTGCGTCCTTCTTGTTGTCCCAGATCTCGGCGAGCACAGGGTCGGCTTTGGCCGTTAGCCTTAGGAGCC
Encoded here:
- the speD gene encoding adenosylmethionine decarboxylase, with the protein product MNALGKHMLLELRDCNKELLNDLSFLQSALVSAAEQAGATVIGKHFHRFSPQGVSGIVLISESHLSLHTWPEFGYAAVDIFTCGDSVNSELAAELLIKSLQSKDPTIMEIKRGVLIS